A stretch of the Sulfuritortus calidifontis genome encodes the following:
- the ybeY gene encoding rRNA maturation RNase YbeY, giving the protein MPSAKAANRPARPRLSLAVQFAVGNKTLPTRAELRRWAVAALQRDIQATLRIVGEAEGRALNRDFRGKDYATNVLTFVYGEDPETSTLTGDIVLCAPVVAREAREQKKSLPAHYAHLIVHGFLHLQGYDHEVDRDATVMEALESFIIQSLGYPDPYR; this is encoded by the coding sequence ATGCCAAGCGCCAAGGCGGCGAACAGGCCGGCCAGGCCCAGGCTGAGCCTGGCCGTGCAGTTCGCGGTCGGCAACAAGACCCTGCCGACGCGGGCCGAGCTGCGGCGTTGGGCCGTCGCCGCGCTCCAACGGGACATCCAGGCCACGCTGCGCATCGTCGGCGAGGCCGAGGGGCGCGCGCTCAACCGCGATTTCCGCGGCAAGGACTATGCCACCAACGTGCTCACCTTCGTCTACGGTGAAGACCCCGAGACAAGTACATTGACCGGCGACATCGTGCTCTGCGCACCGGTGGTGGCGCGCGAGGCCAGGGAACAGAAAAAGTCTTTGCCGGCCCACTATGCCCATCTGATCGTGCACGGTTTCCTGCATTTGCAGGGCTATGACCATGAGGTCGACCGGGACGCCACTGTCATGGAAGCCCTGGAAAGCTTTATCATTCAATCATTGGGTTACCCCGATCCCTACCGATGA
- the slmA gene encoding nucleoid occlusion factor SlmA, translating into MASKPGERKLQILQVLAEMLESPQAEKVTTAALAARLEVSEAALYRHFASKAQMYEGLIEFIESTLFGLINKLSTEETRGLEQVRGMLALLLGFAEKNPGMTRVLTGEALVNENERLQARMNQLFDRLEASLRQALRIAASQNDLAEGVDANAAANLCLSFVHGRWHQFVKGGFKQNPTAQWDGQWPLLMRAVAP; encoded by the coding sequence ATGGCGAGCAAACCGGGAGAACGCAAGCTGCAAATCCTGCAGGTTCTGGCCGAGATGCTGGAGAGCCCGCAGGCGGAAAAGGTCACCACCGCCGCCCTGGCGGCCCGGCTCGAGGTGTCCGAGGCCGCGCTCTACCGTCACTTCGCGAGCAAGGCCCAGATGTACGAGGGCCTGATCGAATTCATCGAGTCCACCCTGTTCGGGCTGATCAACAAGCTGTCCACCGAGGAGACTCGCGGCCTGGAGCAGGTGCGCGGCATGCTCGCCCTGCTGCTCGGTTTCGCCGAGAAGAACCCGGGCATGACCCGGGTGCTCACCGGCGAGGCCCTGGTCAATGAAAACGAGCGCCTGCAGGCGCGGATGAACCAGTTGTTCGATCGCCTGGAGGCCAGCCTGCGCCAGGCCCTGCGCATCGCCGCCAGCCAGAACGACCTGGCCGAGGGGGTCGATGCCAATGCCGCGGCCAATCTCTGCCTGAGCTTCGTCCACGGCCGCTGGCATCAGTTCGTCAAGGGCGGCTTCAAGCAGAACCCGACCGCGCAATGGGATGGCCAGTGGCCGCTGCTGATGCGAGCAGTGGCGCCATAA
- a CDS encoding ATP-binding protein, with translation MPKLSLSARVLWLTSLGLLLVTLAGLLFQVRSQVESERQAAEDNIRSVAAALLPVLRQTLVVGDIETVQQTLDSVGRYRGLARIVVYQAVPYQVIAQTRGKGADTVISAPAWFTGLLNEEIASYQSTITLGGITYAELLIEPSLAMVVENAWQVSRQALIASLVFLIGLVVLLGMMLRQGLKPLTGLAQTVKRFGDGELSERATVAGPPEIASTAAAFNQMAASIEELLAKVRVSEQTNRRLALVVEQSDDAILTLDLEGHVLSWNQGAERLYGYPAQEVMGRSVGFLLPDSRQGELAQWLDRVRHAIAGTRFESQLLTRDARLLDVSISASPLFDADGKRIGEINIGHDISERKAMARALHMAKDAAETANRAKSEFLANMSHEIRTPMNGILGMTELALDSELTEEQRDYLNIVKSSAEALLTVLNDILDFSKIEAGRLELEHITFELESVVSGAVRTLAIQAKDKGLALEWNIAADVPQFLVGDPARLRQILLNLLGNALKFTERGGVKVQVTVDQHLEHGVRLHLAVSDTGIGIPAEQLDSIFKAFSQVDASMTRRFGGTGLGLSICGRLAEMMGGRIWAESVLGQGSTFHFTVELAVAGAPPAPETETPERSAQAVAATCQVMLVEDVPVNQKLVQALLEKRGYGVTLAQDGEQALALLQQGRQFDLILMDLQMPGLDGYETTVRIREMERGSGRRTPIVAVTASALTTDRERCLALGMDAFMAKPFRADELYAAVERYCPQEG, from the coding sequence ATGCCTAAGTTGAGCCTATCCGCCCGTGTGCTTTGGCTGACCAGCCTGGGGCTGCTCTTGGTGACGCTGGCCGGTTTGCTGTTCCAGGTGCGCAGCCAAGTCGAGAGCGAGCGACAGGCGGCCGAGGATAACATCCGCTCGGTGGCGGCCGCGCTGTTGCCGGTGTTGCGTCAGACCCTGGTCGTCGGCGACATCGAGACCGTGCAGCAGACGCTGGACAGCGTCGGCCGCTACCGCGGCCTGGCCCGGATCGTGGTCTACCAGGCCGTGCCCTATCAGGTCATCGCGCAGACCCGCGGCAAGGGCGCGGACACGGTGATCTCCGCGCCGGCCTGGTTCACCGGGCTGCTCAACGAGGAGATCGCCTCCTATCAATCGACCATCACCCTGGGCGGCATCACCTATGCCGAACTGCTGATCGAACCTTCCCTGGCGATGGTGGTGGAAAACGCCTGGCAGGTCAGCCGGCAAGCCCTCATCGCATCGCTGGTTTTCCTCATCGGTCTGGTCGTGTTGCTGGGCATGATGCTGCGTCAGGGGCTGAAGCCGTTGACTGGACTCGCGCAAACGGTGAAGCGCTTCGGCGACGGCGAGCTGTCGGAACGGGCGACGGTGGCCGGCCCGCCCGAGATCGCCAGCACGGCTGCTGCGTTCAACCAGATGGCGGCCAGTATCGAGGAGTTGCTGGCCAAGGTCCGGGTCAGCGAGCAGACCAATCGCCGGCTCGCTTTGGTGGTCGAGCAATCGGACGACGCCATCCTCACCCTTGACCTGGAAGGCCATGTCCTCAGCTGGAACCAGGGTGCCGAGCGACTGTACGGCTATCCGGCACAGGAGGTGATGGGACGCTCAGTCGGCTTCCTGTTGCCGGATTCGCGTCAGGGCGAGCTGGCCCAGTGGCTCGACCGTGTGCGCCACGCCATCGCCGGTACCCGCTTCGAGAGCCAACTGCTGACCCGCGATGCCCGCCTGCTCGATGTCTCGATCTCCGCATCGCCCCTGTTCGATGCCGACGGCAAGCGCATCGGCGAGATCAATATCGGCCACGACATCAGCGAAAGAAAGGCCATGGCCCGGGCACTGCACATGGCGAAGGATGCAGCCGAGACGGCGAACCGGGCCAAGAGCGAGTTCCTCGCCAATATGAGCCACGAGATCCGCACGCCGATGAACGGCATCCTGGGCATGACCGAGCTGGCACTGGACAGCGAACTGACTGAAGAGCAGCGCGACTATCTCAATATCGTCAAGAGCTCGGCCGAGGCCCTGCTCACGGTGCTCAACGACATCCTCGATTTTTCCAAGATCGAAGCCGGCCGGCTGGAGCTGGAGCACATCACCTTCGAGCTTGAGAGCGTGGTCAGCGGCGCCGTGCGCACCTTGGCGATCCAGGCCAAGGACAAGGGTCTGGCGCTCGAGTGGAACATCGCAGCCGACGTGCCTCAGTTCCTGGTCGGCGATCCCGCCCGGTTGCGACAGATCCTGCTCAACCTGCTGGGCAATGCCCTCAAGTTCACCGAGCGGGGCGGGGTGAAGGTCCAGGTCACGGTCGACCAGCACCTGGAGCATGGCGTGCGCCTGCATCTGGCGGTCAGCGATACCGGCATCGGCATCCCGGCCGAGCAGCTCGACAGCATCTTCAAGGCCTTCTCCCAGGTCGACGCCTCGATGACCCGCCGTTTCGGCGGTACCGGCCTCGGCCTGTCGATCTGCGGCCGCCTGGCCGAGATGATGGGCGGCCGCATCTGGGCCGAAAGCGTTCTGGGTCAGGGCAGCACCTTCCATTTCACGGTGGAACTGGCGGTGGCGGGTGCGCCCCCCGCGCCGGAGACGGAGACGCCCGAGCGGTCCGCCCAGGCCGTGGCGGCAACCTGCCAGGTGATGTTGGTGGAGGACGTGCCGGTCAACCAGAAACTGGTCCAGGCCCTGCTGGAGAAGCGGGGTTACGGCGTCACCCTGGCGCAGGATGGTGAGCAGGCCCTGGCCCTGCTGCAGCAGGGCCGGCAGTTCGACCTGATCCTGATGGACCTGCAGATGCCCGGGCTCGATGGCTATGAAACGACCGTCCGCATCCGGGAGATGGAGCGCGGCAGCGGCCGACGCACGCCCATCGTCGCAGTGACCGCCAGCGCCTTGACCACCGATCGCGAGCGCTGTCTCGCCCTGGGCATGGACGCCTTCATGGCCAAGCCCTTCCGTGCTGACGAACTGTACGCCGCGGTCGAAAGATATTGCCCGCAAGAGGGCTGA
- a CDS encoding phosphate/phosphite/phosphonate ABC transporter substrate-binding protein has product MQRIVVAAGLYVAAGLAWAQSGPLVFGVLNQQSPQLTAERWNPVLQYLGEATGLSFQLKMGTTVLETDAMMGRGEFDLIFTNHNFQKEYDGVYKVIARLGSKPVHGTIAVLEDSPIKTLAQLNGKRVAYPSQEAFMAYAVPKVALIGAGIKEAEVFAGNQEGAMAQAVAGLADAVAANSRSLEQYAERKNLKFRSLYTSEPYYDLAIVVHPRVAKAKVQEIQKALTGMAHDPKARAILARSQLPGFEPATDKDYDNVRRVYRQMGQ; this is encoded by the coding sequence GTGCAGCGAATCGTCGTGGCGGCCGGACTGTATGTGGCGGCTGGCCTGGCTTGGGCGCAGTCCGGGCCGCTGGTGTTCGGCGTGCTCAACCAGCAAAGTCCGCAGCTGACCGCCGAGCGCTGGAACCCCGTGCTGCAATATCTGGGCGAGGCGACCGGCCTGAGCTTCCAATTGAAGATGGGCACGACCGTGCTGGAAACCGACGCCATGATGGGGCGCGGCGAATTCGACCTGATCTTCACCAACCACAATTTCCAGAAGGAATATGACGGCGTCTACAAGGTGATCGCCCGGCTCGGCAGCAAGCCGGTGCATGGCACCATCGCCGTGTTGGAGGACAGTCCGATCAAGACGCTGGCGCAACTGAACGGCAAGCGGGTGGCCTATCCTTCGCAGGAGGCCTTCATGGCCTATGCCGTGCCCAAGGTCGCCCTGATCGGTGCCGGCATCAAGGAGGCCGAGGTCTTTGCCGGCAATCAGGAGGGCGCCATGGCCCAGGCGGTGGCCGGCCTGGCCGATGCCGTCGCGGCCAATTCCCGCTCGCTCGAGCAATATGCCGAGCGCAAGAATCTCAAGTTCCGCAGCCTCTATACCTCCGAACCCTATTACGACTTGGCCATCGTGGTGCATCCGCGGGTGGCCAAGGCCAAGGTGCAGGAGATTCAGAAGGCCCTGACCGGGATGGCGCACGACCCCAAGGCCAGGGCCATCCTGGCCAGAAGCCAGTTACCTGGCTTCGAGCCGGCTACCGACAAGGACTATGACAATGTCCGTCGGGTCTACCGTCAGATGGGACAGTGA
- a CDS encoding HlyC/CorC family transporter, whose product MSDDSSPRPSLIERLTSWLLREPEDREQLLEVLHAAYDHNLLDADALTMIEGVLQVSERQVREIMIPRAQMDVVDINDPPEKILPFVIEAAHSRFPAVDAERDDVVGILLAKDLLRICAGEAVNLRDWLRPAIFVPESKRLNVLLREFRASRNHIAIVVDEYGGVSGMVTIEDVLEQIVGDIEDEYDYDEAEANILRDRSGGWRVKAQTEIADFNETLGAHLSEEEFDTVGGLVTNRFGRLPKRGESVEIDGFRFHVLRADSRRLHTLLVEQLPQASLL is encoded by the coding sequence ATGAGCGACGACAGTAGTCCCCGACCTAGTCTTATCGAACGCCTGACCTCCTGGCTCCTGCGCGAGCCGGAAGACCGCGAGCAGCTGCTGGAAGTCCTGCACGCCGCCTACGACCACAACCTGCTCGATGCCGACGCCCTGACCATGATCGAGGGCGTGCTCCAGGTGTCCGAGCGCCAGGTGCGCGAGATCATGATCCCGCGCGCCCAGATGGACGTGGTCGACATCAACGATCCGCCCGAGAAGATCCTGCCCTTCGTCATCGAGGCGGCCCACTCCCGTTTCCCCGCCGTCGATGCCGAGCGCGACGACGTGGTCGGCATCCTGCTGGCCAAGGATCTGCTGCGTATCTGTGCCGGCGAGGCGGTGAACCTGCGCGACTGGCTGCGGCCGGCCATTTTCGTGCCCGAGTCGAAACGGCTCAACGTGCTGCTGCGCGAGTTCCGCGCCTCGCGCAACCACATCGCCATCGTGGTCGACGAATACGGCGGTGTCTCCGGCATGGTCACCATCGAGGACGTGCTCGAACAGATCGTCGGCGATATCGAGGACGAATACGACTACGACGAGGCCGAGGCCAACATCCTGCGCGACAGGAGCGGCGGCTGGCGGGTCAAGGCCCAGACCGAGATCGCCGACTTCAACGAGACCCTGGGCGCCCACCTGTCGGAAGAGGAGTTCGACACCGTTGGCGGCCTGGTGACCAATCGCTTCGGCCGCCTGCCCAAGCGGGGCGAGTCGGTCGAGATCGACGGCTTCCGCTTCCATGTCCTGCGCGCCGACAGCCGGCGGCTGCATACCCTGCTGGTCGAACAGCTGCCGCAGGCCTCGCTGCTCTAA
- a CDS encoding DUF4936 family protein: MSVGYYVWYRVADADDRELEQAVRGMQARLACRTGVAGRLLKRRDAPATWMEVYEAVAEPAAFERVLQALVDQFDIEVRLADRRHVECFVESPGAAVPACAVKEI, from the coding sequence GTGAGCGTAGGTTATTACGTCTGGTACCGGGTGGCGGACGCCGACGACCGCGAGTTGGAACAGGCAGTACGCGGCATGCAGGCGCGTTTGGCCTGCCGTACCGGCGTGGCTGGCCGCTTGCTGAAGCGGCGCGATGCGCCGGCTACCTGGATGGAGGTCTACGAGGCCGTGGCCGAGCCGGCTGCTTTTGAGCGCGTACTGCAGGCATTGGTCGACCAATTCGATATCGAGGTGCGGCTGGCCGATCGCCGCCATGTCGAGTGTTTTGTCGAGTCGCCCGGCGCTGCGGTGCCGGCCTGTGCTGTTAAGGAGATCTGA
- a CDS encoding DUF3683 domain-containing protein yields the protein MTERIREIPYNYTSFSDREIIRRLLGAEGWGLIEELRGERRTGRSARMLFEVLGDIWVVSRNPYLEDDLLANPKRRALLVAALRHRLNEIEKRRQGNAKVGRVLELANRAVDAFEAGFEETAKLRRELTRRLARHTRRDNIGFDGLARVSHVTDATDWRVEYPFVVLTPDAAEEVPALVRELAELDFTVIPRGGGTGYTGGAVPLSRRSAVINTEKFDHLSPVEYRILPGHTAATAVITCGAGVVTRRVMEAAERAGLVFAVDPTSADASCIGGNVAMNAGGKKAVLWGTAVDNLVSWKMVTPQADWLEVVRLDHNLGKIHDAETARFELRRLDAAGRPKGAPEILAIPGSQFRKQGLGKDVTDKFLAGLPGIQKEGCDGLITEATFILHRLPGHARTVCLEFFGTAHEAVPAIVEIKRHLDAKPGGVLLAGLEHLDARYVKAVGYATKANRPGRPNMVLLADLVGDNEAAVAEAASRIVQIANNRGGEGFIAVSAETRRKFWLDRARTAAIAAHTNAFKINEDVVIPLDRMADYTDGVERINIELSIKNKLALLDELEPFLRGPLPLAEDEDTIADPEHTEERRRRALALIASVRARWQGLLDRLADAAVFRQLQLKEERVSWKREVRNELRQIFTGREYAPVLAECEAIHRRVLKGRVFVALHMHAGDGNVHTNIPVNSDDYAMLQTANAAVHRIMQLALDLGGVISGEHGIGITKLEFLTDEALSAFAAYKHKVDPEGRFNAGKLAPGADLANAYTPSFSLLELESLIMEQSEIGAIADSIKDCLRCGKCKPVCNTHVPRANLLYSPRNKILGTSLLIEAFLYEEQTRRGISLKHFDEFNDVADHCTVCHKCKNPCPVDIDFGDVSVAMRNFLREQGKKRFSPGSALALFFLNATSERVIDLTRKAAIEWGYQAQRLGHAVVKRLGLGRSELRRPPASVGPAKPVTQVIHFLNRPLPDKLPSKTARALLGLTDPKVVPILRDPAKVGEEAEAVFYFPGCGSERLFSQVGLATLAWLYELGVQTVLPPGQLCCGYPQTASGRRDQGEAITTANRVLFHRIANTLNYLDIKTVIVSCGTCLDQLKDYQFEKIFPGCRLLDIHEYLYEKGIKLEGVTGMKYMFHDPCHSPMKQHNPIATAKALLGAEVKLSERCCGEAGSFAAARPDIATQVRFRKAEEIQRVAGELRGGSEAPVKLLTACPSCLQGLSRYEAEAGVEADYLIIEMARHHFGEEWLQGFIERANQGGIERVLL from the coding sequence ATGACCGAACGCATCCGCGAGATCCCCTACAACTACACCTCCTTCTCCGACCGGGAGATCATCCGCCGCCTGCTCGGCGCCGAAGGCTGGGGCCTGATCGAGGAACTGCGCGGCGAGCGCCGCACCGGCCGCTCGGCCCGGATGCTGTTCGAGGTGCTGGGCGACATCTGGGTGGTCTCGCGCAACCCCTACCTGGAAGATGACCTGCTGGCCAACCCCAAGCGGCGCGCCCTCTTGGTCGCCGCCCTGCGTCACCGCCTGAACGAGATCGAGAAGCGGCGCCAGGGCAACGCCAAGGTCGGCCGCGTCCTGGAACTGGCCAATCGCGCGGTCGACGCCTTCGAGGCCGGCTTCGAAGAAACCGCGAAGCTCCGGCGCGAACTGACCCGCCGCCTGGCCCGCCACACCCGGCGCGACAACATCGGCTTCGACGGCCTGGCGCGGGTCTCCCACGTCACCGACGCCACCGACTGGCGCGTGGAATACCCCTTCGTGGTGCTGACGCCGGATGCGGCCGAGGAGGTTCCGGCCTTGGTGCGCGAACTGGCCGAACTCGACTTCACCGTCATCCCGCGCGGCGGCGGCACCGGCTACACCGGCGGCGCGGTGCCGCTGTCGCGCCGCTCGGCCGTGATCAACACCGAGAAGTTCGACCACCTCTCGCCGGTGGAATACCGCATCCTGCCCGGTCACACGGCGGCCACCGCGGTGATCACCTGCGGCGCCGGCGTGGTCACCCGCCGGGTGATGGAGGCGGCCGAGCGCGCCGGCCTGGTGTTCGCGGTCGATCCGACCTCGGCCGACGCCTCGTGCATCGGTGGCAACGTGGCCATGAACGCCGGGGGCAAGAAGGCGGTGCTCTGGGGCACGGCGGTGGACAACCTGGTGTCCTGGAAGATGGTGACGCCGCAGGCCGACTGGCTGGAGGTGGTTCGGCTCGACCACAACCTGGGCAAGATCCACGATGCCGAGACCGCCCGCTTCGAACTGCGCCGCCTCGATGCCGCCGGCCGACCCAAGGGCGCCCCCGAGATCCTGGCGATCCCGGGCAGCCAGTTCCGCAAGCAGGGCCTGGGCAAGGACGTCACCGACAAATTCCTCGCCGGCCTGCCCGGCATCCAGAAGGAAGGCTGCGACGGCCTGATCACCGAGGCGACCTTCATCCTGCACCGCCTGCCCGGCCATGCCCGCACGGTCTGCCTGGAATTCTTCGGCACCGCGCACGAGGCGGTGCCGGCCATCGTCGAGATCAAGCGTCACCTCGATGCCAAGCCCGGCGGCGTGCTGCTGGCCGGCCTGGAACACCTGGACGCCCGCTACGTGAAGGCGGTGGGCTATGCGACCAAGGCCAACCGGCCCGGTCGGCCGAACATGGTGCTGCTGGCCGACCTGGTCGGCGACAACGAGGCCGCCGTGGCCGAGGCCGCCAGCCGCATCGTGCAGATCGCCAACAATCGCGGCGGCGAGGGCTTCATCGCGGTCAGCGCCGAGACCCGGCGCAAGTTCTGGCTCGACCGCGCCCGCACCGCCGCCATCGCCGCCCACACCAACGCCTTCAAGATCAACGAGGACGTGGTCATCCCGCTCGACCGCATGGCCGACTACACCGACGGCGTCGAGCGCATCAACATCGAACTGTCGATCAAGAACAAGCTGGCCCTGCTCGACGAGTTGGAGCCCTTCCTGCGCGGCCCGCTGCCGCTGGCCGAAGACGAGGACACGATCGCCGACCCGGAGCACACCGAGGAACGCCGCCGCCGCGCACTGGCGCTGATCGCCAGCGTGCGCGCCCGCTGGCAAGGCTTGCTCGATCGGCTGGCCGACGCTGCCGTGTTCCGCCAGCTGCAACTCAAGGAAGAGCGCGTCTCCTGGAAGCGCGAGGTGCGCAACGAGCTGCGCCAGATCTTCACCGGGCGCGAATACGCGCCGGTGCTGGCCGAATGCGAGGCCATCCACCGGCGCGTGCTCAAGGGCCGGGTCTTCGTCGCCCTGCACATGCATGCCGGCGACGGCAACGTGCACACCAATATCCCGGTCAATTCCGACGACTACGCCATGCTGCAGACCGCCAACGCGGCGGTGCACCGGATCATGCAATTGGCGCTCGATCTCGGCGGCGTCATCTCGGGCGAACACGGCATTGGCATCACCAAGCTCGAATTCCTCACCGACGAAGCGCTGTCCGCCTTCGCCGCCTACAAGCACAAGGTCGATCCCGAAGGCCGGTTCAATGCCGGCAAGCTGGCGCCCGGCGCCGACCTCGCCAACGCCTACACGCCGTCGTTCTCCCTGCTCGAACTGGAATCGCTGATCATGGAGCAGTCGGAGATCGGCGCCATCGCCGACTCGATCAAGGACTGCCTGCGCTGCGGCAAATGCAAGCCGGTGTGCAATACCCACGTGCCGCGCGCCAATCTGCTCTATTCCCCGCGCAACAAGATCCTCGGCACCTCGCTCCTGATCGAGGCCTTCCTGTACGAGGAGCAGACCCGGCGCGGCATCTCGCTCAAGCATTTCGACGAGTTCAACGACGTCGCCGACCACTGCACGGTCTGCCACAAGTGCAAGAATCCCTGCCCGGTCGACATCGACTTCGGCGACGTCTCGGTCGCCATGCGCAACTTCCTGCGCGAGCAGGGCAAGAAGCGCTTCAGCCCCGGCTCGGCCCTGGCCCTGTTCTTCCTCAACGCCACCTCGGAGCGGGTGATCGACCTCACCCGCAAGGCGGCCATCGAGTGGGGCTACCAGGCCCAGCGCCTGGGCCACGCCGTGGTCAAGCGGCTCGGCCTGGGGCGCAGCGAGCTGCGCCGGCCGCCCGCCTCGGTCGGCCCGGCCAAGCCGGTGACCCAGGTCATCCACTTCCTCAACCGGCCGCTGCCCGACAAGCTGCCGAGCAAGACCGCGCGCGCCCTGCTCGGCCTGACCGACCCCAAGGTGGTGCCCATCCTGCGCGACCCGGCCAAGGTGGGCGAGGAGGCCGAGGCGGTGTTCTACTTCCCCGGCTGCGGCTCCGAGCGCCTGTTCTCGCAAGTGGGCCTGGCCACCCTGGCCTGGCTCTACGAGCTGGGCGTGCAGACCGTGCTGCCGCCGGGCCAGCTCTGCTGCGGCTACCCGCAGACCGCCAGCGGCCGGCGCGACCAGGGCGAGGCGATCACCACCGCGAACCGGGTGCTGTTCCACCGCATCGCCAACACCCTGAACTACCTCGACATCAAGACGGTGATCGTCTCCTGCGGCACCTGCCTCGACCAGTTGAAGGACTACCAGTTCGAGAAGATCTTCCCCGGCTGTCGCCTGCTCGACATCCACGAGTACCTGTACGAAAAAGGCATAAAGCTGGAAGGCGTGACCGGCATGAAGTACATGTTCCACGACCCCTGCCACAGCCCGATGAAGCAGCACAACCCGATCGCCACGGCCAAGGCCCTGCTCGGCGCCGAGGTGAAGCTGTCGGAACGCTGCTGCGGCGAGGCCGGCAGCTTCGCCGCCGCGCGGCCCGACATCGCCACCCAGGTGCGCTTCCGCAAGGCCGAGGAGATCCAGCGCGTCGCCGGCGAACTGCGCGGCGGCAGCGAAGCCCCGGTCAAGCTGCTCACCGCCTGCCCATCCTGTCTGCAAGGCCTTTCCCGCTACGAGGCGGAGGCCGGGGTCGAGGCCGACTACCTGATCATCGAGATGGCGCGCCACCATTTCGGTGAAGAATGGCTGCAGGGCTTCATCGAACGGGCGAATCAAGGCGGGATTGAACGGGTACTGCTGTAA
- a CDS encoding YgfZ/GcvT domain-containing protein yields MQTQGAAIEGGAVKHFGAPAEELRTARDGLVVADLSHYGLIGFEGEDTQTFLHGQLTNDMRGLKPEAALFAGYCTAKGRLLANFLVFRRDAGVLLMLPEAVREAVQKKLSMFILRSKVKARDAGPEWVRLGLNGIGAREALVAAIGAAPQGMMSVLHTDSAFAVQLGDNRFDLFVQPDHAQRVWQALTTEARPVGAPAWDWLMIRAGVAMVLAPTQDQFVPQMLNMEVLHGISFQKGCYPGQEIVARTQYLGKIKRRTYLAHVEAAVRPGDELFSPDLPGQACGVIANAAPAPEGGSDVLAVMQVSSFEAGEVRWQRPDGPQLRFEPLPYSL; encoded by the coding sequence TTGCAAACGCAAGGCGCCGCGATCGAGGGCGGCGCCGTCAAGCATTTTGGCGCCCCGGCCGAAGAACTGCGCACCGCGCGTGACGGACTGGTGGTGGCCGACCTCTCGCATTACGGTCTGATCGGTTTCGAGGGCGAGGATACCCAAACCTTCCTCCACGGCCAGTTGACCAACGACATGCGCGGCCTCAAACCCGAGGCGGCCCTGTTCGCCGGCTATTGCACCGCCAAGGGCCGGTTGCTCGCCAACTTCCTGGTCTTCCGCCGCGATGCCGGCGTCCTGCTCATGCTGCCCGAGGCCGTGCGCGAGGCCGTGCAGAAGAAGCTGTCGATGTTCATCCTGCGCTCGAAGGTCAAGGCCCGTGACGCCGGTCCAGAGTGGGTGCGACTCGGTCTCAACGGCATCGGCGCCCGTGAAGCGCTGGTCGCCGCGATCGGGGCCGCGCCCCAGGGCATGATGAGCGTGCTGCACACCGATTCGGCCTTCGCCGTGCAACTGGGCGACAACCGCTTCGACCTTTTCGTCCAGCCCGACCACGCCCAGCGCGTCTGGCAGGCGCTGACCACCGAGGCGCGCCCGGTCGGCGCGCCCGCCTGGGACTGGCTGATGATCCGGGCCGGCGTGGCCATGGTGCTGGCCCCGACCCAGGACCAGTTCGTGCCCCAGATGCTCAACATGGAAGTGCTGCACGGCATCAGCTTCCAGAAGGGCTGTTACCCCGGCCAGGAGATCGTCGCCCGTACCCAGTACCTGGGCAAGATCAAGCGCCGCACCTATCTGGCCCATGTCGAGGCTGCCGTCCGGCCCGGCGACGAACTGTTCAGTCCCGACCTGCCGGGTCAGGCCTGCGGTGTCATCGCCAATGCAGCACCGGCGCCCGAGGGCGGCAGCGATGTGCTTGCGGTGATGCAGGTGTCCAGCTTCGAGGCCGGTGAGGTGCGCTGGCAGCGGCCCGACGGTCCCCAGCTTAGGTTCGAGCCTTTGCCCTACAGCCTGTGA